The Streptomyces pratensis genomic interval CCAGGACCAGGGGCTGATCGAGGCCAGACGCGGGAGGTACGGCGGTACGTTCGTCCTCCCCCGCACCGGCCCGGCCGACGGTGACGAGCTGCGCCGCCGGGTGGCGGACGTGGACATCGAGGACGTACTGCTGTTCCGCGAGGTCCTGGAGTCGGGGGCCGCCGGGCTCTGTGCGTCGCGCGGCCTCGACGACGAGGGGGCGGAACGGCTGCGAACGGCTCTGGCGGCGACACACGAGGCACCTCTGCCCGACTACCGCAGGCTTGACACCCACTTCCACCTGACGCTCGCCGAGCTGTCCGGCTCCCCCTCCCTCGCAAGCCGGTACGCGGCGGTGCGGGCAGGCGTCAACGAACTCCTGGACTGCATCCCCCTGCTGGTGCGGAACCTCGAACACTCGCAGCATCAGCACACGGCCCTCGTCGAAGCCGTGCTCGACCGGGACGAGGAGGCGGCGCGCGCGGTGAC includes:
- a CDS encoding FadR/GntR family transcriptional regulator, giving the protein MGENHWGEGNRDVAEETGEPGASDRLLPLLRPVRAGNGFEEALEQILQVVRLGLVPGGGRLPAERELAGLLGISRVTLREVLRVLQDQGLIEARRGRYGGTFVLPRTGPADGDELRRRVADVDIEDVLLFREVLESGAAGLCASRGLDDEGAERLRTALAATHEAPLPDYRRLDTHFHLTLAELSGSPSLASRYAAVRAGVNELLDCIPLLVRNLEHSQHQHTALVEAVLDRDEEAARAVTREHCEGTAALLRGFLA